CTCAGTCTTGAGGTCTACAGCCCAGGCGTTCATTGCGAACGCACCCAGGAGCAATCCGAGGATATATTTTTTCATGTCTTGTTCAGCTTTTTACATTAGTTTGCCTTTGGCGGCAAGAGTGTCGTAATTGTTGCGGAGATCTTTCCAGTCCACATAGTTCTTGGTGGAGATACCGTTGATGTACTTCTCGATGTTGGTGTATCCGTCGCCGGTGCAGTCGCCGTTGGCATCCGAAGGATCGTTGGGGTTGAGACCGTTGGCGATTTCCCATGCGTCAGGCATACCGTCGCCGTCAGAGTCCACATAGGGTGTGCCCTTGTATTCGGGATAGCCGCCCATCTGCATGGGATCGGTGATGATGCCGAGCTTATAGGAATCCTTGGGCAGACGGCGATACCTGAACTGTCCGTCACCCATTGATTTCGGAGCGAGTCCGCTGATGTCACCGTGGTGCTTTTTGGCAAGCTTCTCATCGTAGTAGGGGACACCTGTCCTTACCTCCTCGATGATGCGCTGGTCTATTATGTCGCGGCAGGGGATGTTGGCTCCCGCATTCTTGAGCACGAAGTCGTAAGCCTCGTCGGCTGATGCTATGCGCACATAAGGCATATCGAAAGGAGTCTTTGAACGCATGTATGCGGTGTGTTCGCCGCAGTCGGGGTCAGTCTCGATCTGTATGCCTCCTGCCCAGTTGTCGGCAGAGATTTCGGGGAATCCCTCCATGATATTGCCTTCGGCAAACACACGTCCGTACACCTTGTGGTCGAGTTTGCTTCTTCCAGCCTCAGGTTTGAGGATACGGTGGCTTATGTTGCCCTCCTTAGGAGTGGCAGGACCGGGCTTGTAGTAATTGTTGATCATATTGAACTTGGCAGTGTAGTCACCGCCGTCCGATGAGCGGTGCACCCAGTTGAACACTACATTGTTGACGAAGTTGAACACACCGTTCCATCCTATCGACGGATTGCGTCCCGAGTTGCTTGCCCAAAGGTTGCGGGCAAACATGCAGTTCTCTCCTCCGAGAGTCGAGCCGAAAGCATGATTGTAAGTGTCGAGAGCCTTGGCAGAAATGGTGTTCTGTATGGTCACGTTCACAGTGGGGAGCTTGAGGTCGGTGCTCTGGTACTGACCCTCGCTGGGATCGTACATGTGACGGTAGAACGATATGTTCTCGTCCAGTCCCCATTCGGCAGAGCAGTGGTCGATCATGATGTTGCCCACAGGGTTGCCTCCGAATGAGTCCTCGCG
The sequence above is drawn from the Duncaniella freteri genome and encodes:
- a CDS encoding thrombospondin type 3 repeat-containing protein: MNRRKALTAALFSLSLMAPTAMMAQYPQLNADARKTYDVLMSTARAHSDSAWAVAKPIVDKEAREGRPYVPWASRPDDLLKASIPAFPGAEGGGMYTPGGRGGKVITVTNLNDSGPGSFREACETGGARIVVFNVAGVINLKTPLYVRAPYITIAGQTAPGDGVCIAGESFQVDTHDVIVRHMRFRRGDTRVHYREDSFGGNPVGNIMIDHCSAEWGLDENISFYRHMYDPSEGQYQSTDLKLPTVNVTIQNTISAKALDTYNHAFGSTLGGENCMFARNLWASNSGRNPSIGWNGVFNFVNNVVFNWVHRSSDGGDYTAKFNMINNYYKPGPATPKEGNISHRILKPEAGRSKLDHKVYGRVFAEGNIMEGFPEISADNWAGGIQIETDPDCGEHTAYMRSKTPFDMPYVRIASADEAYDFVLKNAGANIPCRDIIDQRIIEEVRTGVPYYDEKLAKKHHGDISGLAPKSMGDGQFRYRRLPKDSYKLGIITDPMQMGGYPEYKGTPYVDSDGDGMPDAWEIANGLNPNDPSDANGDCTGDGYTNIEKYINGISTKNYVDWKDLRNNYDTLAAKGKLM